Proteins co-encoded in one Paenibacillus antri genomic window:
- a CDS encoding YfhD family protein gives MTDAKKQERQLPIGKNEDVEFSRELADEDDLEALERMHAADRRQE, from the coding sequence ATGACAGACGCGAAGAAACAAGAACGGCAATTGCCGATCGGCAAAAACGAGGACGTAGAATTTTCCCGGGAGCTGGCGGACGAAGACGATCTGGAAGCTTTGGAGCGGATGCACGCCGCCGACCGGAGGCAGGAATAG